The Polyangiaceae bacterium genome includes a region encoding these proteins:
- a CDS encoding glutamine synthetase: MAKKQRAKRGAPRRAESRSPGEADLVSDLARQGITRAKIGGFDLDGVLRGKYVSLDKLKSALSKGFGFCDVIFGWDVADALYDNARVTGWHTGYPDAHAVLDPSTLRVVPWEPGVVALLCDFRDAEGGPHPACPRSLLKRVIARAERLGFTAKFGAEFEFYFFQETRDTLHAKGFQKLTPLDPGMFGYSWVRAGQDSELMRDLMEGLAAFDVEIEGLHTETGPGVYEAAIRYDDALRAADKAALFKTAVKQIAHRHGISVTFMAKWNAALPGSSGHLHQTLWKNGKNAFFDARASRNISATMRQYIAGQMALMRELTALYSPTVNSYKRYVPGVWAPLTPSWAADNRTSAIRLIDLGNETSQRIEYRQTAADINPHVAMAACLGAGLWGIEKGLALPPESTGDASAAGERLPATLAEATELLGKSKAARALFGAEFVDHYARTRDWEVRCFERAVTDWELARYFEVI, translated from the coding sequence ATGGCCAAGAAGCAGCGAGCGAAGCGGGGGGCGCCGCGCCGCGCCGAGAGCAGGAGCCCGGGTGAGGCGGACCTGGTTTCCGACCTCGCACGCCAAGGCATCACGCGCGCCAAGATTGGCGGCTTCGATCTGGACGGGGTGCTGCGCGGGAAATACGTCTCGCTCGACAAGCTGAAGTCGGCCCTGAGCAAGGGCTTCGGGTTCTGTGACGTCATCTTCGGTTGGGACGTGGCCGACGCCCTGTACGACAACGCGCGCGTCACCGGCTGGCACACGGGTTACCCCGACGCTCACGCCGTTCTCGACCCGAGCACGCTCCGGGTCGTGCCGTGGGAGCCGGGAGTCGTCGCGTTGCTCTGCGATTTCAGGGACGCCGAGGGCGGCCCCCATCCCGCCTGCCCGCGCTCGCTGCTCAAACGCGTGATCGCGCGCGCGGAGCGGCTGGGGTTCACCGCGAAGTTCGGCGCCGAGTTCGAGTTCTACTTCTTCCAGGAGACGCGCGACACGCTCCACGCGAAGGGCTTCCAAAAGCTGACGCCCCTGGACCCCGGCATGTTCGGCTACAGCTGGGTGCGCGCGGGGCAGGACTCCGAGCTCATGCGCGACCTGATGGAGGGCCTCGCGGCCTTCGACGTCGAGATCGAGGGACTGCACACCGAGACCGGCCCAGGGGTGTACGAGGCGGCGATTCGCTACGATGACGCGCTCCGGGCCGCGGACAAGGCGGCGCTGTTCAAGACCGCGGTGAAGCAGATCGCCCACCGGCACGGCATCAGCGTCACCTTCATGGCGAAGTGGAACGCGGCGCTGCCCGGGTCGAGCGGGCACCTGCACCAGACGCTGTGGAAGAACGGCAAGAACGCCTTCTTCGACGCCCGCGCGTCGCGAAACATCTCGGCGACCATGCGCCAGTACATCGCCGGGCAGATGGCGCTGATGCGCGAGCTCACGGCGCTCTACTCGCCGACCGTCAACAGCTACAAGCGCTACGTGCCCGGCGTCTGGGCGCCGCTCACGCCCAGCTGGGCAGCCGACAACCGGACCTCGGCCATCCGACTCATCGATCTCGGCAACGAGACCTCGCAGCGCATCGAGTACCGGCAGACGGCCGCGGACATCAACCCCCACGTGGCGATGGCCGCCTGCCTCGGCGCGGGCCTTTGGGGAATCGAGAAGGGGCTGGCGCTGCCTCCCGAGTCGACCGGGGACGCGAGCGCCGCGGGAGAGCGCCTGCCGGCGACGCTCGCCGAGGCGACCGAGCTCCTCGGCAAGAGCAAGGCCGCCCGCGCGCTGTTCGGCGCCGAGTTCGTCGACCATTACGCGCGCACCCGCGACTGGGAAGTGCGCTGTTTCGAGCGAGCCGTCACCGATTGGGAGCTCGCGCGCTATTTCGAGGTGATTTGA
- a CDS encoding iron-containing alcohol dehydrogenase — protein sequence MTTIWSFPTKIVFGAGEAGRVGEEAKLAGMTRPLLVTDAAVAAAGLSAGLERALAAAGLAVAVFSGVEPNPTEANVEAGAKAYADHRADGIVAIGGGSPLDCAKLIAVRARTSRPWEELDDAIDGGVNIPRDVPPVIALPTTAGTGSEVGRSGVLTVASSNRKTVIFAPQLLPRCAILDPELTRRLPAKVTAATGFDALTHCVEAYLALGDHPMADAIALAGVDLVTKNIETAVTNGDDLDARGGMMKAAMMGAVSFQKGLGACHSLAHPLSSELGMHHGLANALCLPAVLRFNEEAALERVLHLSLLLGGEAELGGAAAAVRALRARIGLPNGLAAEGVKPEVLGRLADKAFEDACHRSNPRPCTRSDLLALYQASM from the coding sequence ATGACGACCATTTGGAGCTTTCCGACGAAGATCGTGTTCGGTGCCGGCGAGGCCGGCCGCGTGGGCGAGGAGGCGAAGCTCGCGGGCATGACCCGTCCCTTGCTCGTCACGGACGCGGCCGTTGCCGCCGCCGGCCTCTCCGCCGGGCTGGAGCGGGCCCTCGCTGCGGCGGGCCTCGCGGTGGCCGTCTTCTCCGGCGTTGAGCCGAATCCCACGGAGGCGAACGTCGAGGCCGGTGCCAAGGCCTACGCCGACCATCGCGCCGACGGCATCGTCGCCATCGGCGGCGGTTCGCCGCTCGACTGCGCCAAGCTGATCGCGGTGCGCGCGCGGACCAGCCGACCTTGGGAGGAGCTGGACGACGCCATCGACGGTGGCGTGAACATCCCGCGCGACGTGCCGCCGGTGATCGCGCTGCCGACCACCGCCGGCACCGGCAGCGAGGTGGGACGCTCCGGCGTGCTCACGGTCGCCTCGAGCAACAGGAAGACGGTGATCTTCGCGCCCCAGCTCCTGCCTCGCTGCGCCATTTTGGACCCCGAGCTGACGCGCCGGCTTCCGGCAAAGGTGACCGCCGCCACCGGCTTCGACGCGCTCACCCACTGCGTCGAGGCCTACTTGGCCCTGGGCGACCACCCCATGGCGGATGCGATCGCCTTGGCCGGCGTGGATCTGGTGACGAAGAACATCGAGACCGCGGTGACGAACGGTGACGATCTGGACGCGCGCGGCGGCATGATGAAGGCGGCCATGATGGGCGCGGTGTCGTTCCAGAAGGGGCTCGGGGCGTGCCATTCGCTGGCGCACCCGCTGTCGAGCGAGCTCGGCATGCACCACGGCCTGGCCAACGCGCTGTGCCTGCCGGCGGTGCTGCGCTTCAACGAGGAAGCAGCGCTCGAACGCGTGCTCCATCTGTCGCTGCTCCTGGGCGGCGAGGCCGAGCTCGGTGGAGCTGCCGCCGCAGTGCGCGCGCTCCGAGCGCGCATCGGGCTGCCGAACGGTCTGGCGGCGGAAGGCGTGAAGCCGGAGGTGCTGGGACGCCTGGCGGACAAGGCTTTCGAGGACGCCTGCCACCGCTCGAACCCGCGCCCGTGCACGCGCAGCGATCTGCTCGCGCTCTACCAAGCGTCGATGTGA
- a CDS encoding response regulator transcription factor, translating into MAQAGIQPVAAVEHNRRILICDDEARLAELTAGLLRHFGFVAEAVADGERAIAIASGEPGFDLLILDLTLPGVSSAEVIRRIRGRRTRVVLTSGYSREDVPPALLREPNVVAYLAKPYPVERLVETVREALAD; encoded by the coding sequence GTGGCACAGGCAGGCATCCAGCCGGTCGCGGCTGTCGAGCACAACCGGCGCATCCTGATCTGCGATGACGAAGCGCGGCTCGCCGAGCTGACCGCGGGCCTGTTGCGCCACTTCGGGTTCGTGGCCGAGGCCGTTGCGGACGGGGAGCGCGCCATCGCGATCGCAAGCGGCGAGCCCGGCTTCGACCTGCTGATCTTGGATCTGACTCTCCCCGGCGTGAGCTCGGCGGAGGTGATCCGGCGGATCCGCGGGCGGAGGACCCGTGTCGTGCTCACCAGCGGCTACTCCCGAGAAGACGTTCCTCCTGCGCTGCTTCGTGAGCCGAACGTCGTCGCCTACCTGGCCAAGCCGTATCCCGTGGAGCGGCTGGTGGAGACGGTGCGCGAAGCGCTCGCGGACTGA
- a CDS encoding SUMF1/EgtB/PvdO family nonheme iron enzyme, with product MVLEPTRFQLGLVVVLTASFWVGACSDDGSSGGSSGSGGSSGSGGSSGSGGSSGSGGSSGSGGSSGGSSGSGGSSGGSSGSGGVSGSGGSAGGGGSGGSAGGGGSGGSAGGEPDAGDASDGQPGDASDAAPDTSADAPDAPSDAPPQDADAAEAPADSSDAAPLCSPGAKQCNGDTLETCNPSGSAWEVTQSCGLGKCSSALLSCVACTSAADCAAPSNPCFAASCTAQGSCGTTALPAGTACGTGGVCNGAGSCGVCVPGAAKCSGTTREVCGADGQWFLATVCSYVCLNGACSGVCVPGAKRCSANQPESCDASGQWKPAASCSGSTPSCHDGLCEPATPASCAALPGQCGPNKSGYCCASNAIGGGSFLRGYDAVSYTDSGYPATVSDFRLDAYEVTVARFRAFVKAGKGTQASPPAAGAGQHPNIAGSGWQASWNSKLAASTAALETALACNPSYATYGDQPGPDDARPVNCVTWYDAFAFCAWDGARLPTEAEWNFASAGGTEQRVFPWSSPPTATTVDATYASYYLDGVSQCFGDGVAGCSREDLLPVGSLSKGAGRYGSMELSGNVWEWVLDTYSNPYPLPCVNCYATAGSGRTMRGGSFFGNPATILSSARSFATPESRLFSVGVRCAR from the coding sequence GTGGTGCTGGAACCGACGCGCTTTCAGCTTGGGCTCGTCGTGGTGCTGACGGCCTCGTTCTGGGTTGGCGCATGCTCGGATGATGGGAGCAGCGGCGGCAGCTCGGGCAGCGGCGGCAGCTCGGGCAGCGGCGGCAGCTCGGGCAGCGGCGGCAGCTCGGGCAGCGGCGGCAGCTCGGGCAGCGGCGGCAGCTCGGGAGGCAGCTCAGGCAGCGGCGGCAGCTCAGGAGGCAGCTCAGGCAGCGGCGGCGTCTCAGGCAGCGGCGGCAGCGCGGGCGGCGGTGGGAGCGGCGGCAGCGCGGGCGGCGGTGGGAGCGGCGGCAGCGCGGGCGGCGAGCCGGATGCGGGCGACGCGTCCGACGGTCAGCCTGGCGATGCGTCCGACGCGGCGCCCGATACCAGCGCGGATGCGCCCGATGCGCCGAGCGATGCGCCGCCGCAGGACGCGGACGCGGCAGAAGCTCCCGCGGACTCCAGCGACGCTGCGCCCCTCTGCAGCCCGGGCGCGAAGCAGTGCAACGGCGACACCCTCGAGACCTGCAACCCGAGCGGGAGCGCGTGGGAGGTCACACAGAGCTGCGGGCTGGGCAAGTGCAGCTCGGCGCTCCTCTCGTGCGTCGCGTGCACCTCCGCCGCAGACTGCGCCGCGCCGTCGAATCCTTGCTTCGCGGCGAGCTGTACGGCGCAGGGCAGCTGCGGCACCACGGCTCTGCCGGCCGGGACCGCCTGCGGGACCGGCGGCGTGTGCAACGGCGCCGGCAGCTGCGGGGTCTGCGTCCCGGGCGCGGCGAAATGCAGCGGAACGACCCGAGAGGTGTGCGGGGCGGACGGGCAATGGTTCCTCGCGACGGTGTGCTCCTACGTCTGTCTGAACGGGGCGTGCAGCGGGGTCTGCGTCCCCGGCGCGAAGCGCTGCAGCGCCAATCAACCGGAGTCGTGTGACGCCAGCGGGCAGTGGAAGCCCGCGGCGAGCTGCAGCGGCTCGACGCCGAGCTGCCACGACGGACTGTGCGAGCCGGCCACGCCAGCGAGTTGTGCTGCGCTCCCCGGACAGTGCGGTCCGAACAAGTCCGGCTACTGTTGCGCATCGAACGCGATCGGCGGCGGCAGCTTCCTCAGGGGGTACGACGCCGTCAGCTACACGGACTCGGGGTACCCGGCCACGGTCTCCGACTTCCGTCTCGACGCCTACGAGGTCACGGTCGCGCGCTTCCGCGCCTTCGTGAAGGCAGGCAAGGGCACTCAGGCGAGCCCTCCGGCGGCGGGCGCGGGTCAGCACCCGAACATCGCCGGCAGTGGTTGGCAGGCCAGCTGGAACAGCAAGCTCGCCGCGAGCACTGCCGCCCTGGAGACGGCGCTCGCCTGCAACCCGAGCTACGCGACCTATGGCGATCAACCCGGACCGGACGATGCGCGGCCCGTGAACTGCGTCACCTGGTACGACGCCTTCGCGTTTTGCGCTTGGGACGGCGCGCGCCTCCCGACCGAAGCGGAGTGGAACTTCGCTTCGGCGGGCGGCACGGAGCAGCGCGTGTTCCCTTGGTCGTCTCCGCCCACCGCCACGACCGTCGACGCGACCTACGCGAGCTACTACCTCGACGGGGTGAGCCAGTGCTTCGGCGACGGCGTCGCGGGCTGCTCGCGGGAAGACCTCCTGCCCGTGGGCTCGCTCTCGAAGGGAGCCGGTCGCTATGGAAGCATGGAGCTCTCGGGCAACGTGTGGGAGTGGGTCCTCGACACGTATTCGAACCCGTACCCGCTGCCCTGCGTGAACTGCTACGCCACGGCCGGCTCCGGCCGCACCATGCGCGGCGGCTCGTTCTTCGGTAATCCCGCGACGATACTGAGCTCGGCGAGGAGTTTTGCGACACCGGAGTCCCGGCTCTTCAGCGTCGGAGTCCGCTGCGCAAGGTAG
- a CDS encoding protein kinase yields the protein MAEDVFGILGTVVAGAYKIEAVVAEGGFGVVYRAYHSGFRAPVAVKCLKVPQQLSSEQEAQFLEQFRAEAELLFRLSASIPTVVRPLHVDAITLPDGRFVPFMALEWLEGETLDAIAQRRKAEGLPPIPLKKLVRMLTPVARALERAHNFQGMNGPISIVHRDLKPENIFVANVAGEELMKILDFGIGKAKSMASQVAGRASQSESAFSSFTPAYGAPEQWVPKRFGQTGPWTDVWGLALTMVEVMAGRAIIDGDHAGMMGTALDPNRRPTPRNEGLDVPEAVEAVFRRALAVDPRERHADAGAFWNELTAALGMRQEGRDPNASSRDSRADGGVIPRVETIEAAAGPRARVASGARKVSAATLPAQSAVAAGVYPDLMPSSEPPMSGPMAVPDLELGHIPDLPQSGSNRPKVAKKSERPPAYARALDFDDSPSQVSTLGLEVDLPEGERPSLRVPGPAGAGSRPDWPAVTGSRPDWPIPDSQGTHDVEARRRVSSAAMPAVTAPARPSSGAYPAQPGSLPPASASQSIRPVSGLPAATASVRPGASGPGYPLPNLPPLPGFQEPEPSLLRRVLPGAVLVFMSILVTLGDQWYAASSGEVFSLGPVRATWIAGLAMLGGVVWIAIRLIPSNRS from the coding sequence ATGGCTGAGGACGTCTTCGGAATCTTGGGCACCGTAGTCGCCGGTGCCTACAAGATCGAAGCGGTGGTGGCGGAAGGGGGCTTCGGCGTGGTGTATCGCGCCTACCACTCCGGGTTCCGCGCGCCGGTCGCGGTCAAGTGCCTGAAGGTCCCGCAGCAGCTCTCGAGCGAGCAGGAGGCGCAGTTTCTGGAGCAGTTCCGCGCCGAGGCCGAGCTGCTGTTCCGGCTGAGCGCGAGCATCCCGACCGTCGTCCGCCCCCTGCACGTCGACGCCATCACGCTCCCGGACGGTCGGTTCGTGCCCTTCATGGCCCTGGAGTGGCTCGAAGGGGAGACGCTGGACGCCATCGCCCAGCGCCGCAAGGCGGAGGGGCTGCCGCCCATTCCGCTGAAGAAGCTCGTGCGGATGCTCACCCCGGTGGCCCGGGCGCTGGAGCGCGCGCACAACTTTCAAGGAATGAACGGGCCGATCTCCATCGTTCACCGGGATCTCAAGCCCGAGAACATCTTCGTCGCCAACGTGGCCGGTGAAGAGCTGATGAAGATCCTCGACTTCGGCATCGGCAAGGCCAAGAGCATGGCCAGCCAGGTCGCCGGCAGAGCCAGCCAGTCCGAGAGCGCCTTCAGCTCGTTCACGCCCGCCTACGGCGCGCCCGAGCAGTGGGTCCCCAAGCGCTTCGGCCAAACGGGACCGTGGACCGACGTCTGGGGTCTGGCGCTGACCATGGTCGAGGTCATGGCCGGCAGGGCCATCATCGACGGCGACCACGCCGGGATGATGGGGACTGCGCTCGACCCGAATCGACGGCCCACGCCGCGGAACGAAGGGCTCGACGTGCCCGAGGCGGTCGAAGCCGTGTTTCGGCGTGCGCTCGCCGTGGATCCGCGCGAGCGCCACGCCGACGCCGGCGCCTTCTGGAACGAGCTCACGGCCGCCCTTGGGATGCGGCAAGAAGGGCGCGATCCCAACGCGTCTTCCCGCGACTCTCGGGCCGACGGCGGCGTGATCCCACGCGTGGAGACGATCGAAGCGGCAGCCGGCCCGCGGGCTCGGGTGGCCAGCGGCGCGCGAAAAGTGAGCGCGGCGACCCTCCCAGCGCAGTCCGCTGTCGCGGCGGGCGTGTACCCCGATCTCATGCCGTCCTCCGAGCCGCCGATGAGCGGGCCGATGGCGGTGCCGGATCTCGAGCTCGGCCACATCCCCGACTTGCCCCAGTCCGGGTCGAATCGGCCGAAGGTCGCCAAGAAGTCCGAGCGACCTCCCGCCTACGCACGGGCGCTCGATTTCGACGACTCACCGTCTCAGGTCAGCACTCTCGGGCTCGAGGTCGATCTGCCGGAAGGCGAGCGGCCGTCACTCAGGGTGCCCGGGCCCGCCGGCGCGGGCAGCCGTCCCGACTGGCCCGCGGTCACCGGTAGCCGTCCGGATTGGCCGATCCCCGACAGCCAGGGCACTCACGACGTCGAGGCTCGGCGACGCGTCAGCTCCGCAGCCATGCCCGCGGTGACAGCGCCCGCGCGTCCTTCGAGCGGCGCCTACCCCGCGCAGCCGGGCAGTCTCCCGCCAGCGAGCGCGTCTCAGAGCATCCGTCCCGTCTCCGGTTTGCCGGCCGCGACCGCGAGCGTGCGTCCCGGGGCGAGCGGCCCGGGCTACCCGCTGCCGAACCTGCCGCCGTTGCCCGGTTTCCAGGAACCAGAGCCGTCGCTCCTGCGCCGTGTGCTCCCGGGCGCGGTCCTGGTGTTCATGAGCATCCTCGTGACCCTCGGGGACCAGTGGTACGCGGCGTCCTCCGGCGAGGTCTTCAGCTTGGGCCCGGTGCGGGCGACCTGGATCGCGGGCCTGGCGATGCTGGGGGGCGTGGTGTGGATCGCGATCCGGCTGATCCCCAGCAATCGTTCGTGA
- a CDS encoding OmpA family protein — MFQRFVRSCVFATVTFAAAVAAAQPKADGFALNRYEPSDRGSDWFANESLDLRGHLRGAAGLVIDYGYKPLVIYDLDGDERSAIVEHQLHGHVGGAIVLSDMFRIGLNLPVAIWQAGDGGRTATQTFESENATTIGDLRLGGNVRLFGNYGDAVTLAGGLWLYAPTGSQDSFTGDGSVRAHPMILAAGDVDMFTYSARLGVNVRGNSDDFAGSPMGTEVAFAAAAGLRLAEKKLTVGPEIFGSTVITDSDAFFKRRTSPFELVFGGHYQAAKQVKVGAGVGPGMTRAFGTPQLRVLASVEWTEPLPEKAAPAAPSDRDKDTILDPEDACPDVPGVRTDDPKTNGCPPPSDRDGDGILDADDACPDEPGVKTDDPKTNGCPPPADRDKDTIIDPEDACPDEPGVRTDDPKTNGCPAPKDTDGDGILDPVDACPEVPGPANEDPKKHGCPVARVEKGQIRILEQVQFAYNSDRILKASDYILEAVQKVLSDNPQIRLIEVQGHTDNKGGDQYNLNLSKRRAASVMKWLTAKGIDKKRMKSQGFGKKNPIDTNDTEDGRANNRRVEFHILEQDAPAAEK, encoded by the coding sequence ATGTTCCAACGCTTCGTGCGCTCTTGTGTGTTCGCGACCGTGACCTTCGCTGCGGCGGTGGCCGCCGCCCAACCCAAGGCGGATGGGTTCGCCTTGAATCGCTACGAGCCGTCGGACCGCGGCAGCGACTGGTTCGCCAACGAGTCCCTCGATCTGCGCGGACACCTGCGCGGGGCTGCGGGCCTGGTGATCGACTACGGCTACAAGCCGCTGGTCATCTACGATCTCGACGGCGACGAGCGCTCCGCCATCGTGGAGCACCAGCTCCATGGCCACGTGGGCGGCGCCATCGTGCTCAGCGACATGTTCCGCATTGGCCTGAACCTGCCTGTCGCGATTTGGCAGGCCGGCGACGGGGGGCGTACCGCGACGCAGACCTTCGAGTCCGAGAACGCCACCACCATCGGCGATCTGCGTCTGGGTGGGAACGTGCGCCTGTTCGGCAACTACGGCGACGCCGTCACTCTGGCGGGCGGGCTGTGGCTCTACGCGCCCACGGGATCACAGGACTCGTTCACCGGTGACGGCAGCGTGCGCGCTCACCCGATGATTCTGGCAGCGGGCGACGTCGACATGTTCACCTACTCCGCGCGTTTGGGCGTGAACGTGCGCGGCAACAGCGACGACTTCGCGGGCAGCCCAATGGGGACGGAGGTGGCCTTCGCCGCTGCCGCCGGCCTGCGGCTGGCGGAGAAGAAGCTGACGGTCGGCCCGGAGATCTTCGGCTCGACCGTGATCACCGACTCGGATGCGTTCTTCAAGCGGCGGACCTCGCCCTTCGAGCTGGTGTTCGGCGGCCACTACCAGGCGGCCAAGCAGGTCAAGGTCGGGGCCGGCGTCGGCCCGGGGATGACCCGCGCCTTCGGCACTCCGCAGCTGCGCGTCCTCGCCAGCGTGGAGTGGACCGAGCCCCTGCCGGAGAAGGCTGCGCCGGCTGCGCCGTCGGATCGCGACAAGGACACGATCCTCGACCCGGAGGACGCTTGCCCCGATGTACCCGGCGTGCGCACCGACGATCCGAAGACCAACGGCTGTCCGCCGCCTTCCGATCGCGACGGCGACGGGATCCTCGACGCCGACGACGCCTGCCCGGACGAGCCCGGGGTGAAGACCGACGATCCGAAGACCAACGGCTGTCCGCCGCCAGCCGATCGCGACAAGGACACCATCATCGATCCGGAAGATGCGTGCCCGGACGAGCCGGGCGTCAGGACGGACGATCCGAAGACCAACGGCTGCCCGGCACCGAAGGACACGGACGGCGACGGCATCCTCGATCCGGTCGACGCTTGCCCGGAGGTCCCGGGCCCGGCCAACGAGGATCCGAAGAAGCACGGCTGCCCGGTCGCGCGGGTCGAGAAGGGGCAAATCCGCATCCTCGAGCAGGTGCAGTTCGCCTACAACAGCGACCGTATCCTGAAGGCGAGCGACTACATTCTCGAGGCGGTACAGAAGGTCCTCAGCGACAACCCGCAGATCAGGCTGATCGAAGTCCAGGGGCACACCGACAACAAGGGCGGCGACCAATACAACTTGAACCTGTCGAAGCGCCGCGCGGCGTCGGTGATGAAGTGGCTGACCGCCAAGGGCATCGACAAGAAGCGGATGAAGTCGCAGGGCTTCGGCAAGAAGAACCCCATCGACACCAATGACACCGAGGACGGGCGCGCCAACAATCGTCGCGTGGAGTTCCACATCCTCGAGCAGGACGCGCCGGCCGCCGAGAAGTGA